The following proteins are co-located in the Komagataeibacter sp. FNDCF1 genome:
- a CDS encoding DeoR/GlpR family DNA-binding transcription regulator, with protein MSAEERHQEITALVRTQGYVSNEELAQRLNVAVQTIRRDVNLLARRGLVARHHGGAGLASSVENIAYSERQVLNRRAKEAIGQLAARQIPDNSSLFVSIGTTTEAFAKSLRRHKALRVITNNLHVATPLSAQTDFQVIVTGGQVRFYDGGITGSTASTFIEQFRTDFAVIGISGIEEDGTLLDFDADEISVAQAMMRNARRVYLLADQTKFGRRPMGRLGHLSHVHGFFTDHQPSERISAILREHDVEVHVA; from the coding sequence GTGTCAGCAGAAGAACGCCACCAGGAAATTACGGCGCTGGTGCGTACCCAGGGCTATGTTTCGAACGAGGAACTGGCCCAGAGACTGAATGTTGCTGTCCAGACCATACGGCGTGATGTCAACCTGCTGGCCCGGCGCGGGCTGGTGGCGCGACATCACGGCGGGGCCGGGCTTGCATCCTCGGTCGAGAACATCGCCTATTCCGAACGGCAGGTCCTCAACCGCCGGGCCAAGGAGGCGATCGGCCAGCTTGCCGCCCGGCAGATTCCAGACAATTCATCGCTGTTCGTCAGCATCGGCACCACCACGGAAGCCTTTGCCAAGTCATTACGGCGGCACAAGGCGCTGCGGGTCATCACCAACAACCTGCACGTGGCCACCCCGCTTTCCGCACAGACCGATTTCCAGGTTATTGTAACGGGCGGGCAGGTGCGTTTCTATGATGGTGGCATTACCGGTTCGACCGCCAGCACCTTTATCGAGCAGTTCCGCACCGATTTTGCCGTGATCGGCATAAGCGGGATAGAGGAGGACGGGACGCTGCTGGATTTTGACGCGGACGAGATCAGCGTGGCGCAGGCCATGATGCGCAACGCCCGGCGTGTCTACCTGCTGGCGGACCAGACCAAGTTCGGGCGCAGGCCGATGGGGCGGCTGGGGCATCTGTCGCATGTCCATGGCTTCTTTACCGACCATCAGCCATCCGAACGAATATCCGCCATCCTGCGCGAACATGATGTGGAAGTGCACGTGGCCTGA